The Salvelinus sp. IW2-2015 linkage group LG15, ASM291031v2, whole genome shotgun sequence genome includes a region encoding these proteins:
- the LOC111974422 gene encoding uncharacterized protein, whose protein sequence is MNMRSTVTLSCNIQGGEEIEYAFYNSGKSVYTNTEPEYRISPAKNGLYTCEGLQKTNGLKHSQTSNAIQLTVLDKPQAVLSVSPQWLNPGDSVTLSCGVKESSTGWRFFWYRTXPYTAGLLSLSDTSYSVEPLSGSGTSEDSYTLIPAGPSHTGGYVCRAGRGDPVYDTLYSEPQFLWSGDPQPSVSLTIRPNRTQHFTLKSLSLSCEEKRNYTGWRLKRYREKAVESECSSNWGSIAGSTCTIRYPYTGDSGVYWCESGSGEYSNAVNITVDVGPLILESPPYPITEGESMTLSCTQYPHHSDSCTPTTWTLYPHNDAVYPHTMTQYPHTVTLYPHTTVTLYPHTAIKQAKCQYRDKVESQFNGSDTRRMWQGLQEITYYKKKSSHNTATDITLPDKLNTFFAR, encoded by the exons ATGAATATGAGATCA ACTGTCACTCTCAGTTGTAACATTCAAGGGGGAGAAGAGATTGAGTATGCTTTTTATAACAGTGGGAAGTCGGTCTACACGAATACAGAGCCTGAGTACAGAATCAGTCCTGCAAAGAATGGTCTATATACCTGTGAAGGTCTTCAGAAAACAAATGGCTTAAAACACTCCCAGACAAGTAATGCTATACAATTGACCGTGTTAG ATAAACCCCAAGCTGTCCTGAGTGTCTCTCCTCAGTGGCTGAACCCTGGAGACTCAGTTACTCTGAGCTGTGGGGTTAAAGAGTCATCTACAGGCTGGAGGTTCTTCTGGTACCGAACTRTTCCCTACACAGCTGGGTTACTGTCCCTATCGGACACGTCCTACTCTGTAGAGCCTCTATCTGGCAGTGGGACTAGTGAAGACTCCTACACTCTGATCCCTGCTGGTCCTAGTCACACAGGAGGATATGTGTgtagagctgggagaggagacccAGTCTATGACACACTCTACAGTGAACCTCAGTTTCTCTGGTCAGGAG ATCCGCAACCATCAGTGTCTCTCACAATAAGACCTAACAGAACTCAACACTTTACATTAAAGTCTCTCTCACTAAGCTGTGAGGAGAAGAGGAACTATACTGGATGGAGActgaagagatacagagagaaagcagTGGAGTCAGAGTGTAGCTCTAACTGGGGATCAATAGCAGGGTCCACATGTACCATCAGGTACCCATACACAGGGGACAGTGGAGTGTACTGGTGTGAGTCTGGATCAGGAGAGTACAGTAATGCTGTCAACATCACAGTGGATG TTGGCCCTCTGATCCTGGAGAGCCCTCCCTATCCCATAACTGAGGGAGAATCTATGACTCTCAGCTGT ACTCAGTACCCCCACCACAGTGACTCgtgtacccccacaacatggactctgtacccacACAA TGACGCCGTGTACCCCCACACGATGACTCAGTACCCCCACACAGtgactctgtacccccacaccacagtgactctgtacccccacaca gcaatcaaacaagcgaaatgccagtacagggacaaggtggagtcgcaattcaatggctcagacacgagacgtatgtggcagggtctacaggaaatcacgtacTACAAAAAGAAATCCAGCCACAACACGGCCACCGacatcacgcttccagacaaactcaacaccttctttgcccgctaa